The proteins below are encoded in one region of Bremerella sp. P1:
- a CDS encoding endonuclease/exonuclease/phosphatase family protein — MIAQGQAELPAERSWKQFLIARLWRYSSLLIVLLAAATILTGFARIYWVWDLLANLRVQQVLVAVVLIATCAIYRRWIWLAIPLACFLVHTPWFLPGLQNVGGVPDVQHVMNVTVCNVLTSNRNVDAVLADILRDQPDVFVVLEIDSQWAEEIEAATHTDYAYKVIHPDDRGNFGMGLYSRHPIQHWQIFRLNEGIASIEAVVDVEGTSYRVIGTHPLPPIRDRGFRSRNQHLQMLAQRVQHPESAYEGLPTIVMGDFNVTPWSPFFHDFELASGLRRAEHVANMTPTWYVMPIFPLGLSLDHIFISDDLTYWGREVGGPMGSDHRSVSVTVSPKVRGDGVFMN; from the coding sequence GTGATCGCCCAAGGGCAGGCTGAGCTTCCGGCTGAAAGGTCGTGGAAGCAGTTCCTTATTGCTCGTCTCTGGCGTTATTCTTCTTTGCTGATCGTCCTGCTCGCTGCGGCAACCATTCTGACAGGGTTTGCCCGAATCTACTGGGTGTGGGATCTTCTGGCCAACCTAAGGGTTCAACAGGTTCTCGTCGCGGTCGTATTGATCGCCACCTGTGCGATCTATCGGCGATGGATATGGCTCGCCATTCCCCTGGCTTGTTTCCTGGTACATACGCCCTGGTTTTTGCCTGGCCTCCAGAATGTTGGTGGAGTGCCTGACGTTCAGCATGTGATGAATGTAACCGTTTGCAACGTGTTGACGAGTAATCGAAACGTCGATGCCGTACTAGCCGACATCCTCCGCGACCAGCCTGATGTCTTCGTCGTGCTGGAGATCGACTCCCAGTGGGCAGAAGAGATCGAAGCCGCCACGCATACAGACTACGCGTATAAGGTAATTCACCCGGACGATCGCGGGAACTTTGGCATGGGGCTCTATTCGCGTCACCCGATCCAGCACTGGCAGATCTTTCGTTTGAATGAAGGGATTGCTTCAATCGAAGCGGTAGTGGACGTCGAAGGGACATCGTATCGTGTTATCGGAACGCACCCGTTGCCGCCGATCCGAGACCGTGGATTTCGCTCGCGGAACCAGCACCTGCAAATGTTGGCACAGAGAGTCCAACATCCCGAATCGGCATACGAAGGGCTACCCACGATTGTGATGGGAGACTTCAACGTAACGCCCTGGTCTCCCTTCTTTCACGACTTTGAATTGGCCAGCGGGCTGCGAAGAGCCGAGCACGTCGCCAACATGACACCCACTTGGTATGTCATGCCGATCTTCCCACTGGGGCTGTCGCTCGACCACATCTTCATCAGCGACGATCTTACATACTGGGGACGAGAGGTCGGCGGCCCGATGGGTTCGGACCATCGCAGCGTGAGCGTCACCGTCAGCCCGAAAGTGCGAGGAGACGGAGTGTTCATGAACTAG
- a CDS encoding metallophosphoesterase family protein, which translates to MSLIRRSFLQTLFGGSLALTGGVTLAEETNSTNSTTDSPFTVAFLTDTHQPAGNGEVMQKVEQLLDTIQSRETSPGLFVFGGDNVMAVDGGQADEQVDIQFQQWKENVIDRLKVPSVSCIGNHDIRWKDHVKDQAESYLEKKRAVETFGMPSRYYAAEHGGWQFFLLDTFQHNGCEIDDAQWKWFEEELAKSDKPACVVTHAPLMSVTHFYEPSTDKGLGKGYVVPSGWSAHKLADIRKLFRKYPRVKLCLSGHMHTVDRVDVDDTTYICGGAVSGNWWGGKEYLGCPACWMELKLYPDGSWSHTRHEWS; encoded by the coding sequence ATGTCTCTCATACGTCGTTCATTCTTACAAACCTTATTCGGCGGCAGCCTGGCCCTCACCGGCGGCGTCACCTTGGCCGAAGAGACTAACTCAACCAACTCGACAACCGATAGCCCCTTTACGGTGGCCTTCCTGACCGATACCCATCAGCCGGCAGGAAACGGCGAGGTCATGCAGAAGGTCGAGCAGCTTCTGGACACGATCCAATCGCGCGAAACATCGCCCGGGCTGTTTGTCTTTGGCGGCGACAATGTCATGGCGGTTGACGGCGGGCAAGCCGACGAGCAAGTCGACATCCAGTTCCAGCAATGGAAAGAGAACGTCATCGACCGACTCAAGGTCCCCAGCGTCAGTTGCATTGGCAATCATGACATCCGTTGGAAAGACCATGTCAAAGACCAGGCAGAAAGCTACCTCGAGAAGAAGCGAGCCGTTGAAACGTTCGGCATGCCTTCGCGGTACTACGCGGCCGAACACGGCGGATGGCAGTTCTTCTTGCTCGATACGTTTCAACATAACGGATGCGAAATCGATGATGCCCAGTGGAAGTGGTTTGAAGAGGAACTCGCCAAGAGCGACAAGCCGGCCTGCGTGGTCACCCATGCTCCGCTGATGTCCGTGACGCACTTCTACGAACCATCCACCGACAAAGGCCTGGGCAAAGGATACGTCGTGCCTTCCGGCTGGTCGGCGCATAAGCTGGCCGACATCCGAAAGCTATTTCGTAAGTACCCGCGGGTAAAACTATGCTTGAGCGGTCACATGCATACGGTCGATCGCGTCGACGTCGATGACACCACTTATATCTGCGGTGGAGCAGTGAGTGGGAATTGGTGGGGCGGAAAAGAGTATCTCGGCTGCCCGGCGTGTTGGATGGAGCTGAAGCTTTACCCCGATGGAAGTTGGTCGCACACGCGACACGAGTGGAGCTAG
- a CDS encoding DUF2179 domain-containing protein, with the protein MEWLSELSPWVLALLIFLVRMVDVSIGTLRTICVVQGRMGLSVVLGFFEVLIWIAALSQVIMGVSESPILMVAYAGGFALGNAVGIGLERHLALGSVVVRIIAQEDDAEIVRTLRTSGFRATTFEGEGVEGPVDLIYVRCARREVAKLLKMVKFLKPNVFYTVEPVQEQSERFAEALPHATGWRAVFKMK; encoded by the coding sequence ATGGAATGGCTTTCGGAACTTTCGCCCTGGGTTTTGGCGCTGTTGATCTTCCTGGTTCGCATGGTCGATGTGTCCATTGGAACCTTGCGCACCATTTGTGTCGTTCAAGGACGCATGGGGCTATCAGTCGTGCTGGGCTTCTTTGAAGTGCTGATTTGGATTGCGGCCTTGTCGCAGGTCATCATGGGGGTTTCGGAGAGTCCGATCTTGATGGTTGCCTATGCAGGTGGGTTTGCCCTGGGGAACGCCGTGGGGATTGGACTTGAGCGACACTTGGCCTTGGGCTCGGTGGTGGTTCGCATCATTGCCCAGGAGGACGACGCCGAAATCGTGCGAACGCTGAGAACGAGCGGCTTTCGCGCTACGACCTTTGAGGGAGAAGGGGTAGAAGGCCCGGTCGACCTGATTTATGTCCGCTGCGCCCGGCGTGAGGTCGCCAAGCTATTGAAGATGGTGAAGTTTCTGAAGCCGAACGTGTTCTACACGGTCGAGCCGGTCCAGGAGCAAAGCGAACGCTTCGCCGAAGCGCTGCCGCATGCAACCGGTTGGCGTGCTGTCTTCAAGATGAAGTGA
- a CDS encoding peptidylprolyl isomerase has translation MPARTLWLVLLLACLAPVALLAQAPEGAAEAEATASTGEKDDFDTMIAQWKEIITELRRVQQAYRLAPEKDLPKLRKEYNEILEQGMVLLPKIEDAAVKRLATSPDDQDAKLFLAKVLADALEKDDYERGYRLVHLLLDNGFDENELLANQVVAAFGTDHFEEAETAFKKLREKMLPIDDRVGQNGVMATELKEKWVREEELRKKEAEANDLPRVKMSTTQGDMVIELYENEAPDTVGNFVSLVEKKFYDGLPFHRVLPHFMAQGGDPQGDGSGGPGYNIFCECYEDDARDHFAGTLSMAHAGKNTGGSQFFLTFQATPHLDGKHTVFGRVVEGKDVLSKITRREPGGLSGPAADRILKAEVIRKRNHEYVPNKAP, from the coding sequence ATGCCTGCCCGAACGTTATGGTTGGTCCTTCTGTTGGCTTGTTTAGCTCCCGTCGCTCTCTTGGCTCAAGCTCCGGAAGGAGCCGCTGAGGCTGAAGCAACCGCTTCGACCGGAGAAAAAGACGATTTCGATACGATGATCGCTCAGTGGAAGGAGATCATCACCGAGCTTCGCCGCGTTCAGCAGGCCTATCGCCTGGCACCAGAGAAAGACTTGCCTAAGCTTCGTAAGGAGTACAACGAAATCCTGGAGCAGGGCATGGTCTTATTGCCTAAGATCGAAGACGCTGCCGTGAAACGCCTGGCAACCTCGCCGGACGATCAAGATGCCAAGCTCTTTTTGGCCAAAGTCCTGGCCGATGCCCTGGAAAAGGATGACTACGAGCGTGGCTATCGTTTAGTCCACTTGCTGCTGGACAACGGGTTCGACGAAAACGAACTGCTGGCTAACCAGGTCGTCGCGGCCTTTGGGACCGACCACTTCGAAGAGGCAGAAACAGCCTTCAAGAAGCTGCGGGAAAAGATGCTGCCGATCGACGATCGTGTCGGGCAGAACGGTGTCATGGCGACCGAACTCAAGGAAAAGTGGGTCCGCGAAGAAGAACTGCGGAAGAAGGAAGCCGAGGCAAATGACCTTCCCCGGGTGAAGATGTCGACCACGCAGGGAGATATGGTCATCGAACTTTACGAAAACGAAGCTCCCGATACGGTTGGCAACTTTGTGAGTCTGGTCGAGAAGAAGTTCTACGACGGTCTCCCATTTCACCGGGTTCTCCCGCACTTCATGGCTCAAGGTGGTGACCCCCAAGGCGATGGTAGCGGCGGACCGGGATACAACATCTTCTGCGAATGCTATGAAGATGATGCCCGCGATCACTTCGCCGGCACGCTCAGCATGGCCCATGCGGGCAAGAACACCGGTGGATCGCAGTTCTTCCTGACCTTCCAGGCCACGCCGCATCTCGATGGCAAGCACACCGTGTTTGGTCGAGTGGTTGAAGGGAAGGATGTCCTTTCCAAGATCACGCGTCGCGAACCAGGTGGGCTATCGGGTCCGGCTGCCGACCGAATCTTGAAGGCCGAAGTGATCCGCAAACGCAATCACGAGTACGTACCCAACAAAGCGCCGTAA
- a CDS encoding LysR family transcriptional regulator has protein sequence MHVKSLKVFCDVVGQRSFSRAADENGISQSGASQVVHQLEERLGVKLIDRSKRPLVPTAEGELYYQGCRQLVQRYYALEEDVRTFHKELAGQVTIASIYSVGLSHMNACVQEFLGKHPKANVRLQYHHPDTVVQLVETDQVDFGLVSYPKASKSIKVDMWRAEPMFLVCAPGCELADRETVWLDELDSRRMVGFDTRLQIRREIDFVLSSAGADVQVVMEFDNIETIKRAIEIDAGFGLLPIDTVTRELETGSLVAVPIEGAPLSRPLGIVTRQGKELGKTARRFIQLLHEKAENSDATGSEAEVKQASASFADEEAAGANSDLENGVSART, from the coding sequence ATGCACGTAAAGTCCCTCAAGGTGTTCTGCGACGTTGTCGGTCAACGCAGCTTCTCACGAGCTGCGGATGAGAACGGCATTTCGCAATCTGGCGCGAGCCAGGTGGTGCACCAATTGGAGGAACGTCTCGGGGTGAAGCTTATTGATCGCTCAAAGCGTCCCTTGGTTCCGACCGCCGAAGGCGAGTTGTACTATCAAGGCTGCCGCCAACTCGTTCAGCGATACTATGCCTTGGAAGAGGACGTCCGCACGTTCCACAAGGAACTCGCCGGACAGGTAACCATCGCTTCGATCTACTCGGTAGGTCTGAGCCATATGAATGCCTGTGTGCAGGAGTTCTTAGGCAAACATCCCAAGGCAAATGTTCGTCTCCAATATCATCACCCCGACACGGTGGTGCAGTTGGTCGAGACGGATCAGGTCGACTTCGGTCTGGTTAGCTATCCGAAGGCGTCCAAGAGTATCAAAGTCGACATGTGGCGTGCGGAACCCATGTTCCTGGTCTGCGCACCTGGCTGCGAACTAGCCGATCGTGAAACGGTCTGGCTCGACGAACTCGATAGTCGCCGCATGGTGGGCTTTGACACCCGATTGCAGATTCGTCGCGAAATCGATTTCGTGCTCTCTTCTGCCGGGGCTGACGTTCAAGTTGTCATGGAATTTGACAACATCGAGACTATCAAGCGGGCCATCGAGATTGATGCCGGTTTTGGCCTGTTACCGATCGACACGGTAACACGCGAGTTGGAAACCGGTTCGCTCGTGGCTGTGCCTATCGAAGGAGCCCCCCTGTCTCGACCGCTGGGTATCGTCACCCGGCAAGGCAAAGAGTTAGGGAAGACGGCTCGCCGTTTCATTCAACTGCTGCATGAGAAAGCAGAAAACTCGGATGCCACTGGCTCCGAGGCGGAAGTTAAACAGGCTTCGGCCAGCTTCGCCGATGAGGAAGCTGCCGGTGCCAATAGTGATCTTGAAAACGGAGTTTCGGCACGCACCTAA